A DNA window from Sander vitreus isolate 19-12246 unplaced genomic scaffold, sanVit1 ctg325_0, whole genome shotgun sequence contains the following coding sequences:
- the LOC144513721 gene encoding TSC22 domain family protein 4-like isoform X1 — MSGGKKRSGFQITSVTSDFNQSATSVSQGSSSQPTTPSLKRKYGSHDAVGQGAGSASRFRVVRLAAGAASGRGETSRRGRWTCTDFMETQDGFRRVMDSMRHAHSLESLELIGWDADRSGAYSQPYTLEMTRGGVHSQEPIRGRLVLQSGPPSPTHPGPNVRILAAPGFDSAPPPPSPRPRNVPPPLRLDVDSAGRSVLRLSHSQPSSPPAGPYHPTLTPDHTPAAFSLDQTFFNLPGDDSSSSNSLIAIDNKIEQAMDLVKSHLMLAVREEVELLREQIRDLQEKNQQLQRENHILRTLTHNTHNLHKLHNLHNT; from the exons atGAGCGGAGGTAAAAAGAGGAGTGGCTTCCAGATCACCAGCGTGACTTcagacttcaaccaatcagctaCGAGCGTGTCTCAGGGAAGCTCCTCCCAGCCGACCACGCCCTCTCTGAAGAGGAAGTACGGCTCCCATGATGCCGTGGGGCAGGGGGCGGGGTCTGCCTCCAGGTTCCGCGTGGTGCGTCTGGCGGCGGGCGCGGCTAGCGGGCGCGGCGAGACGAGTCGGCGCGGCCGCTGGACCTGCACAGACTTCATGGAGACGCAGGACGGGTTCAGACGCGTCATGGACTCCATGAGACACGCCCACTCGCTGGAGTCCCTGGAGCTGATTGGCTGGGACGCAGACAGGAGCGGAGCCTACTCCCAG CCCTACACCCTGGAGATGACCAGAGGCGGAGTCCACTCTCaggagccaatcagaggcaggcTTGTTCTGCAGAGCGGGCCGCCCTCGCCGACCCACCCGGGGCCAAACGTCCGTATCCTGGCAGCGCCTGGTTTTGACTCCGCCCCTCCCCCGCCCTCGCCACGCCCACGAAACGTCCCTCCACCTCTACGACTGGACGTGGACTCTGCAGGACGG TCTGTCCTCAGGCTGTCTCACTCTCAGCCCAGCTCCCCCCCCGCCGGGCCGTACCATCCCACTCTGACCCCCGATCACACTCCAGCTGccttcagtctggaccaaaccTTCTTCAACCTGCCGGGGGACGACAG TAGTTCCAGTAACAGTCTGATTGCCATCGACAACAAAATTGAACAGGCCATG GACCTGGTGAAGAGTCACCTCATGCTGGCGGTCCGAGAGGAGGTGGAGCTTCTCAGGGAACAAATCAGAGATCTGCAGGAGAAGAACCAGCAGCTGCAGAGAGAAAACCACATCCTGAGAACTCTtacccacaacacacacaatctaCACAAGCTACACAATCTACacaacacataa
- the LOC144513721 gene encoding TSC22 domain family protein 4-like isoform X2 produces MSGGKKRSGFQITSVTSDFNQSATSVSQGSSSQPTTPSLKRKYGSHDAVGQGAGSASRFRVVRLAAGAASGRGETSRRGRWTCTDFMETQDGFRRVMDSMRHAHSLESLELIGWDADRSGAYSQPYTLEMTRGGVHSQEPIRGRLVLQSGPPSPTHPGPNVRILAAPGFDSAPPPPSPRPRNVPPPLRLDVDSAGRSVLRLSHSQPSSPPAGPYHPTLTPDHTPAAFSLDQTFFNLPGDDSSSNSLIAIDNKIEQAMDLVKSHLMLAVREEVELLREQIRDLQEKNQQLQRENHILRTLTHNTHNLHKLHNLHNT; encoded by the exons atGAGCGGAGGTAAAAAGAGGAGTGGCTTCCAGATCACCAGCGTGACTTcagacttcaaccaatcagctaCGAGCGTGTCTCAGGGAAGCTCCTCCCAGCCGACCACGCCCTCTCTGAAGAGGAAGTACGGCTCCCATGATGCCGTGGGGCAGGGGGCGGGGTCTGCCTCCAGGTTCCGCGTGGTGCGTCTGGCGGCGGGCGCGGCTAGCGGGCGCGGCGAGACGAGTCGGCGCGGCCGCTGGACCTGCACAGACTTCATGGAGACGCAGGACGGGTTCAGACGCGTCATGGACTCCATGAGACACGCCCACTCGCTGGAGTCCCTGGAGCTGATTGGCTGGGACGCAGACAGGAGCGGAGCCTACTCCCAG CCCTACACCCTGGAGATGACCAGAGGCGGAGTCCACTCTCaggagccaatcagaggcaggcTTGTTCTGCAGAGCGGGCCGCCCTCGCCGACCCACCCGGGGCCAAACGTCCGTATCCTGGCAGCGCCTGGTTTTGACTCCGCCCCTCCCCCGCCCTCGCCACGCCCACGAAACGTCCCTCCACCTCTACGACTGGACGTGGACTCTGCAGGACGG TCTGTCCTCAGGCTGTCTCACTCTCAGCCCAGCTCCCCCCCCGCCGGGCCGTACCATCCCACTCTGACCCCCGATCACACTCCAGCTGccttcagtctggaccaaaccTTCTTCAACCTGCCGGGGGACGACAG TTCCAGTAACAGTCTGATTGCCATCGACAACAAAATTGAACAGGCCATG GACCTGGTGAAGAGTCACCTCATGCTGGCGGTCCGAGAGGAGGTGGAGCTTCTCAGGGAACAAATCAGAGATCTGCAGGAGAAGAACCAGCAGCTGCAGAGAGAAAACCACATCCTGAGAACTCTtacccacaacacacacaatctaCACAAGCTACACAATCTACacaacacataa
- the LOC144513721 gene encoding uncharacterized protein LOC144513721 isoform X3, protein MFSGHQPASPISDPAPCPRPQRRPPSTPPLPLRTLQLVAKQPETPAGTPVVLRDRRNVRGHVSGVRQSWPKTSQRPRPATPPRTTDHSRPGPPSRTTDQSRPATPSRTTDQSRLATPPSTTDQSQPATHSSTTDQSRRVLPSRTTDQSQPATHSCTTDQSRRVPPSRTTDQSRLVTPSTTTDQSQLAMPPSTTDQSMPALLPATLLPGGCGSEGTMTSLLLFCHSSSSNSLIAIDNKIEQAMDLVKSHLMLAVREEVELLREQIRDLQEKNQQLQRENHILRTLTHNTHNLHKLHNLHNT, encoded by the exons atgttttctgggCACCAGCCGGCATCTCCGATCTCTGACCCCGCCCCGTGTCCCCGCCCGCAGCGGCGCCCCCCATccaccccacccctccccctcaGGACTTTGCAGCTCGTTGCTAAGCAACCAGAGACACCTGCGGGGACCCCTGTGGTGCTGCGGGATCGTAGAAATGTCAGAGGTCACGTGTCGGGTGTCAGGCAGTCCTGGCCGAAGACGAGTCAGCGGCCACGGCCGGCCACGCCCCCTAGAACCACTGACCATTCACGGCCTGGCCCGCCCTCCAGAACCACTGACCAATCGCGGCCGGCCACGCCCTCCAGAACCACTGACCAATCACGGCTGGCCACGCCCCCTAGCACCACTGACCAATCGCAGCCGGCCACGCACTCTAGCACCACTGACCAATCGCGGCGTGTCCTACCCTCCAGAACCACTGACCAATCGCAGCCGGCCACGCACTCTTGCACCACTGACCAATCGCGGCGTGTCCCACCCTCCAGAACCACTGACCAATCACGGCTGGTCACGCCCTCCACAACCACTGACCAATCGCAGCTGGCCATGCCCCCTAGCACCACTGACCAATCAATGCCAGCCCTGCTCCCTGCAACCCTGCTGCCCGGGGGGTGTGGCTCCGAAGGCACCATGACGTCACTGCTACTGTTCTGCCACAG TAGTTCCAGTAACAGTCTGATTGCCATCGACAACAAAATTGAACAGGCCATG GACCTGGTGAAGAGTCACCTCATGCTGGCGGTCCGAGAGGAGGTGGAGCTTCTCAGGGAACAAATCAGAGATCTGCAGGAGAAGAACCAGCAGCTGCAGAGAGAAAACCACATCCTGAGAACTCTtacccacaacacacacaatctaCACAAGCTACACAATCTACacaacacataa
- the LOC144513721 gene encoding uncharacterized protein LOC144513721 isoform X4, whose translation MFSGHQPASPISDPAPCPRPQRRPPSTPPLPLRTLQLVAKQPETPAGTPVVLRDRRNVRGHVSGVRQSWPKTSQRPRPATPPRTTDHSRPGPPSRTTDQSRPATPSRTTDQSRLATPPSTTDQSQPATHSSTTDQSRRVLPSRTTDQSQPATHSCTTDQSRRVPPSRTTDQSRLVTPSTTTDQSQLAMPPSTTDQSMPALLPATLLPGGCGSEGTMTSLLLFCHSSSNSLIAIDNKIEQAMDLVKSHLMLAVREEVELLREQIRDLQEKNQQLQRENHILRTLTHNTHNLHKLHNLHNT comes from the exons atgttttctgggCACCAGCCGGCATCTCCGATCTCTGACCCCGCCCCGTGTCCCCGCCCGCAGCGGCGCCCCCCATccaccccacccctccccctcaGGACTTTGCAGCTCGTTGCTAAGCAACCAGAGACACCTGCGGGGACCCCTGTGGTGCTGCGGGATCGTAGAAATGTCAGAGGTCACGTGTCGGGTGTCAGGCAGTCCTGGCCGAAGACGAGTCAGCGGCCACGGCCGGCCACGCCCCCTAGAACCACTGACCATTCACGGCCTGGCCCGCCCTCCAGAACCACTGACCAATCGCGGCCGGCCACGCCCTCCAGAACCACTGACCAATCACGGCTGGCCACGCCCCCTAGCACCACTGACCAATCGCAGCCGGCCACGCACTCTAGCACCACTGACCAATCGCGGCGTGTCCTACCCTCCAGAACCACTGACCAATCGCAGCCGGCCACGCACTCTTGCACCACTGACCAATCGCGGCGTGTCCCACCCTCCAGAACCACTGACCAATCACGGCTGGTCACGCCCTCCACAACCACTGACCAATCGCAGCTGGCCATGCCCCCTAGCACCACTGACCAATCAATGCCAGCCCTGCTCCCTGCAACCCTGCTGCCCGGGGGGTGTGGCTCCGAAGGCACCATGACGTCACTGCTACTGTTCTGCCACAG TTCCAGTAACAGTCTGATTGCCATCGACAACAAAATTGAACAGGCCATG GACCTGGTGAAGAGTCACCTCATGCTGGCGGTCCGAGAGGAGGTGGAGCTTCTCAGGGAACAAATCAGAGATCTGCAGGAGAAGAACCAGCAGCTGCAGAGAGAAAACCACATCCTGAGAACTCTtacccacaacacacacaatctaCACAAGCTACACAATCTACacaacacataa